A region of Streptomyces deccanensis DNA encodes the following proteins:
- a CDS encoding site-specific integrase produces the protein MRRSEMLGLTIDAVVQIGSAYWLRVPVGKMHTDRYVPLHPQLKTLLDDWLLHRPEGLRSNLLFTDHGRPVNASRIEAAVRKAAERAGLGRVTPHQLRHTLATQAINRGMSLEAIAALLGHRSLSMTRVYARIADRTVADEYFAVSEKVEALYDAPRQLPADAEGAEMAKLRREMHRRMLGNGYCARPVEMDCHFESICESCTFFITTIEFRPTLERQRDDAAAKGQVAREHIFDGLLSRLDGEASLLPQLAASAPRLPASLRIPSSCLDPRNLGIVLGFGSGVHMLQAVPAADVVSVAILPPAGGSPQPVPFAEHGGPLLLAATAPFEERQQEPCRVTDQDFQRTQGTERVPGLASRVLDWPKLGVDERLQGEDVIASDVVHIAQAAMRLSAHQRTLSESTMA, from the coding sequence ATGCGCCGCAGCGAGATGCTCGGCCTCACCATCGACGCGGTCGTGCAGATCGGCTCCGCCTACTGGCTCCGCGTCCCGGTCGGCAAGATGCACACCGACCGCTATGTTCCCCTGCATCCGCAGCTGAAGACGCTGCTGGACGACTGGCTGCTGCACCGGCCCGAGGGACTGCGCTCGAACCTGCTGTTCACCGACCACGGCCGCCCGGTCAATGCCTCCCGCATCGAGGCCGCGGTCCGCAAGGCCGCCGAGCGGGCCGGTCTGGGCCGGGTCACCCCGCACCAGCTCAGACATACTCTGGCCACCCAGGCGATCAACCGGGGCATGTCCCTGGAGGCCATTGCCGCACTCCTCGGCCACCGGTCGTTGTCCATGACACGTGTTTACGCGCGGATAGCCGACCGGACCGTCGCCGACGAGTACTTCGCCGTCTCGGAGAAGGTCGAGGCCCTCTACGACGCCCCGCGCCAGCTCCCGGCGGACGCCGAGGGCGCGGAGATGGCCAAGCTCCGCCGGGAGATGCACCGCCGGATGCTCGGCAACGGCTACTGCGCTCGCCCCGTCGAAATGGACTGCCACTTCGAGTCGATCTGCGAGTCCTGCACCTTCTTCATCACCACGATCGAGTTCCGGCCCACCCTCGAACGCCAGCGGGATGATGCGGCCGCCAAGGGACAGGTCGCCCGCGAGCACATCTTCGACGGACTCCTCAGCCGACTCGACGGCGAAGCCTCCTTACTCCCACAACTCGCCGCATCTGCACCGAGGTTGCCCGCCTCACTACGCATTCCCAGCAGCTGCTTGGATCCGCGCAATCTCGGCATCGTGTTGGGCTTCGGCAGCGGCGTCCACATGCTCCAGGCGGTTCCAGCGGCCGATGTCGTATCCGTCGCGATACTCCCACCAGCTGGCGGTAGTCCGCAGCCGGTTCCATTCGCGGAGCATGGCGGACCGCTCCTCCTGGCCGCGACCGCCCCGTTCGAGGAGCGCCAGCAGGAGCCCTGCCGAGTCACAGACCAGGATTTCCAGAGAACGCAAGGCACAGAACGTGTCCCCGGTCTCGCCAGCCGCGTCCTGGACTGGCCGAAGCTGGGAGTAGATGAACGCCTCCAGGGCGAGGACGTCATCGCGAGTGATGTCGTCCACATAGCGCAGGCTGCGATGCGACTCAGTGCTCACCAACGAACTCTCTCCGAATCGACGATGGCTTGA
- a CDS encoding tyrosine-type recombinase/integrase: MVDDYLEFVAARCRPNTLLATAYDLKVFFSVVPKEPADVVTADVFAFITAQKKPRRGPKVVRLEDGEAGLSARTIKRRLASISGLFGYLMTRDDTTIDRNPVPTGLANRRRSGNRGAPLLRTPRTLPRVLGPSEVEAVLGAVNTARDRAMILAMLLGGLRRCEVLGLKLGDLSPGERRVFISEGKGGHQRLIPISAQFFTAVGDYLDRERPPVDHDHLFVVLRGPTRGRPLSADGLDEILDGVRKRTGLPKLTCHQLRHTCLTRLREAGMALEAVQAQAGHRSIESTRVYIHLANSWLVEQYLQASAAIDADRADS, encoded by the coding sequence TTGGTAGACGACTACCTGGAGTTCGTGGCGGCACGCTGCCGGCCCAACACCTTGCTGGCCACCGCCTACGACCTGAAGGTCTTCTTCTCGGTCGTGCCCAAGGAACCGGCCGACGTCGTCACCGCGGACGTCTTCGCGTTCATCACCGCGCAGAAGAAGCCGCGGCGAGGGCCGAAGGTCGTCCGGCTCGAAGACGGTGAAGCAGGGCTCTCGGCCCGCACTATCAAGCGCCGACTGGCCAGTATTTCCGGGCTGTTCGGCTACCTGATGACCCGCGACGACACGACTATCGACCGCAACCCGGTGCCGACGGGGCTGGCCAACCGCCGTCGCAGCGGCAACCGCGGGGCACCGCTGCTGCGCACGCCACGCACCCTTCCGCGGGTCCTCGGGCCGAGTGAGGTCGAGGCGGTGCTCGGTGCGGTGAACACTGCTCGGGACCGGGCCATGATCCTCGCGATGCTGCTGGGCGGACTGCGTCGCTGCGAGGTCCTCGGCCTGAAACTGGGCGACCTGTCACCGGGCGAGCGGCGGGTCTTCATCAGCGAGGGCAAGGGCGGGCACCAGCGCCTGATACCCATCTCCGCGCAGTTCTTCACCGCGGTCGGCGACTACCTGGACCGTGAGCGTCCACCGGTCGACCACGACCACCTGTTCGTCGTCCTGCGCGGACCGACCCGCGGTCGGCCGCTCTCCGCCGACGGCCTCGACGAGATCCTCGACGGCGTCCGGAAGCGCACCGGACTGCCGAAGCTGACCTGCCACCAGCTCCGCCACACCTGCCTGACCCGGCTGCGCGAGGCCGGCATGGCCCTGGAAGCGGTACAGGCCCAGGCCGGACACCGCTCCATCGAATCCACCCGCGTCTACATCCACCTGGCGAACAGCTGGCTCGTCGAGCAGTACCTGCAGGCGAGCGCGGCCATCGACGCCGACCGGGCGGACAGCTGA